In Papaver somniferum cultivar HN1 chromosome 9, ASM357369v1, whole genome shotgun sequence, the genomic stretch GAAGGTATAATTTCATTTTATAATTTGGGTttttcgttataagtcaaaaaTGATATCTACCAATTTGTTTGTGTAATACTTCCTTTGTTTGAGATTACAGGGAGGAGAGCTTTCTGCTGAAGCTGGTGTTATTCCGAGAGCTGTGAAGCAAATATTTGATACATTAGAAGCGCAAAAAGCTGATTATAGTATGAAAGTTACATTTTTGGAGCTGTATAATGAAGAAATAACTGATCTGCTAGCTCCTGAAGACACTTCCCCTAGATCTTCAGATGATAGACAGAAGAAACCAATTTCATTGATGGAAGATGGCAAAGGTGGTGTGATTGTAAGAGGTCTTGAAGAAGAGGTTGTATATAGTGCAAATGAAATCTATAGCCTCTTGGAACGTGGGTCAGCCAAACGACGTACAGTAGATACCTTGTTAAACAAACACAGCAGGTAATATTTCCAACTTGTTTAGTGAAGGACAATCCTGAGGGAACGTTTATTAATGAAGTTTTTATTTGTTGCAGTCGTTCCCATTCTATCTTTTCTATTACTATCCATGTTAAAGAATCGACTATGGAAGAAGAGGAGCTTATAAAGTGTGGAAAACTAAACCTTGTCGACTTGGCAGGATCAGAAAATATAAGCCGGTCAGGTGCAAGAGAGGTATGTAACTTCTGTAGAATTAATATTGATATAACCTTAAAAACATATTTTGTTGTATGTGAAATTGTGATGTTAAAGACTAAAATTGATACTTGGCATGAAAATATCTGCTTTGTCATATAACATCACTGAACTTTGTGATAAATCATGTATTAAGTTAGTCTGCTGTTAGATATTCACCAAGATTAGGCTTGGCCGCTTTCTAGTTATGTATTAGATGGGCGATAGATGATGTAATTTGTCTTTAAAAATCAATGTTTTTGCGTGGAAACCATTCCCTCATTGGTTTTTTCTATATGCATTTGTAGGCTCGAGCAAGGGAAGCAGGGGAGATAAACAAGAGTTTACTCACTCTCGGGCGTTGCATAAACGCACTTGTTGAACATTCTGGACATATACCTTACAGGTTTGCTTCATTTTCTTCTGTCTCTAAGCCATATCAACTATCCAGGTCTTTTTGTTGCCTGATTGTTCTTTCACCTGCACAAATCAATCAGGGATAGTAAGCTGACCAGATTGTTAAGAGACTCATTGGGTGGAAAAACCAAAACATGCATCATTGCAACAATTTCTCCAACTGTCCAGTGCTTGGATGAAACTTTGAGCACACTCGATTATGCATATCGAGCGAAAAACATAAAAAACAAACCAGAGGTGTGCATGAATACTCATTTCCCCTCTTTTGACCTAGGACCACATACTCTCTTTTTTGTCTGACAGTATTCAATTTTATTATTGCAGGTGAACCAAAAAGTTTCAAAAGCTGTACTTCTCAAGGACTTGTACTTGGAGATCGAAAAAATAAAACAAGGTTGGATTGAATTATTGCAACTTGAAGTCCTACGGTTCTGGTTAAAAAGCTTTATACAATTATTACTTGCTTACACAACAAATTTGTAACAGATGTGAAAGCGGCAAGGGAAAAGAATGGTGTTTATGTTCCACATGAAAGATTTATCCAGGAAGAGGCTGAGAAAAAGGTCCATTCTTGACAGACTTCTGTTTTTCTAGTTCCAGTTTATAACTACAGGTTTCTTAAATACATAGATGATATCTTAACTAATACAATGTGATCTATGAATCAGGCCATGATCGAGAAGATGGAACAATTGGAGGTTGATCTGGACCTCAAGGGAAAAGTATGACTTGTTTGCTTTTGTATTCACTTTTCATAAATATTTGATATAAATATGCACTGGCACTTAATTTCTTTTCTATAACAGCAAGCTGACAAATTTCTAGAGCTCTACACTACTGAGCAAGAAGAGAAGCTAGATGTGGAAAGTGAACTCAAGCAATGCAGGGTTAGTGAGTGACTTGCAGATGAAATTTTCCACCTTGAATGAATTTTATATCAGCCCTGACACTTTCGTATTTTCAGATAAATCTCGAAAATACTAATAAAGCCTTTCAAGAACTTCAAGTGAACCATAAGATGGTTGTCTCAACATTGAAGGAGAAAGAGTTCATCATCTCAAATCTTCTCCTCTCTGGTAAGTAGAGCTAAGTAAGAATGAGTTATTTGCTTAACAATTTGTATGCTTTGTCTAAACACTACAACCTTTTTTTATGGATAAAACAGAAAACTCAATAATAGAGCGGGCAAAGGAGTTGCAAGCCAACTTACAAAATGCATCAGAAGACATAACCGATCTCTTTGCTGAAATAGGTAGGCGGAACTCTTCATCTGACCTTAAAATATTTGTATCAAATGGCATTCATATTTCTTTAGGAGTTACATTTCATGACTTCAGTCACTGGTTAAACTTTACAATATTTTTGTTTTACAGATCGGAAAAACCATATGGAAAGTAAAAATCATGGATTAGTTCAGAGTTTTGGCTCACAGCTTGACCGCAGCTTGAAAAGTTTACACAAGACAATCTTGGCATCTGTTTCACAACAGCATCAACAGTTAAGCAGTATGGAAGATCATATGTGTTCTTTCCTTGCAAGTAAATGTGATGTAAGAGACTAGACTGTAATCTTTAATACAATCAGTTCTGTAACTCCGTTACATATACAAAAGATTTTACTTTATTTCATATAAATTTCAGGCTAGCAATGTGTTGGAATCAAGAATCGAGAAAATAAGGGACTCTTACTCTTCAGGAATCCTAGCCATGAAGGAGCTCACTCAAACACTACAAAAGAAAGCTTCATCGGAGTTGAAGCAGATTGAGTCCAAAGTTTCAGACCAAACAATGGCTGTAGAAAATGTATGAAATCTGAATAGTGTTATATGGTTTACGCAGCTTGAAAATTCTTTATGGCTTATAAGTTTCTTGTTCGAATTTGCAGTTTCTCACCACTGCTGTTTCGGAGTCTGAGGAGGTTATTCATGATATCCGTAACTGTCTTGATGAACAAAAACAACACTTGGCTCTCTCTGCTCGGCAACATGAGGAGGTAACTTGCTTGAAGATATCTTTGTGTTCGCTCAGGCGACTTTCTATTGATTTGTTGGAAACTCTGTATGATTATGATATGGATGGTTTAACAGAACTGACAAGTTTGTGTGAAACTATAGGGGCTGCGAAGGAGTCTGGTATCAGCGCAAGTGATTTCTAGGGCAACAATTGATTTCTTTGATGACCTTAATCAGCGTACTTCTAAGCTTGTGACAATTCTTGATGAAACTCAagcagaaaaatcacaccaattgACAGCTTTTGAGAAGGCATTCCAGGTTAAATTTGTTCTCCTGGACACCGATGTGTTTGGTCTTTGCCAAGAAGACCTAAAAGGCTAACAATTCATTTGTTTTTCTTATGCAGGAAGATTCTGCCAAAGAGGAGAAACTTGCTCTTGAGAAGATTGCTGGAATAATTGGGACTTTGACGTCTAAAAAAACAGCTATCGTAAGTTTGCTTCAGCTAATACGCTAAATTTCTTATATATGATGTCGATAACTAGTGATGCTTATCTTTACCATCTGTATAATGGTAGGTCTCTTTGGCCCTCAAGAACTTTGATGAAGAAAGTATTGGAGTGAGCAAGAGGTTGCAAAATGAGATGTTTGAAGTTCAGGATGTTTCCAGAAATGCAAAAAACAACTGGAACGAATATAGTGAAACATTAAGAaagaattttacagaagatacatTTGCAGCTGCTGAGAGCAACGCTACCGTGGAAAATATTCTTGAAGAATGGTAAGTTCCATTATGCTTTGAACCTTCACACATCATTCTATCAGGTCAGAGAAGTTGTGTGTAAAACTTCTGTGCAGCTGTCAGATAAAGGCTTTTTGTTCTTAATATGCAGCTCAAAGAGAGTAGGTTACTCTGAGCAGCAATGGAATAATGCTCAACTTTGCATAACAAGTCTCAATAAGGATAGCCTCACTGATATTGAATCGACTGTAGAGTAAGTCCTTCAATTCTCTAAGTTAGAAAACATTCTCCCTGAACTTCAAttgttttatataacttcagTGTATTCTAGTTTAAAAAATCTCATTTCGGCTGAATATGCTTATTATAACAGGGAAAAGATAAACTCAAATCAGACTGCTTTTGGAGAATTTGATTCCTTGTCCTCAACCATGAGTGCGGAGTTTATTGCCGCAGCAACGGATGTGGCTGTAGCTGTTAAAAGTGCGTATTTTTCAAATTGAAATTATTTTGCTTCAATCTCCAAGGTGGTATGTATTTCTAAGTAACCTGGGGTAGTCCTAACAATTGGGTATCACATTTGTGCATGCAGATTCTCTCTTAATGGACCATGAAGTAAAGAAGGAGATTGATTCCGTGGTCAAATTGTCCAAGGATCAGCTTGCCTCAATGAAGGATTACCATGGAGAAAATGTATCCAGCATCAGGAACAAGGCAGATCAATGTCTCACAAAAGACTACCTGGTAACTTGAATCTCTCCCTATCTCTTCTTTTCTTGAGCTTCTTTCCGCACGAGGTTATCATCTGTGATTTTATTTTGTCACATACAAAATGGGTGCTCAATAAACAATACAGCACCTGTAGTTTTATCCACTTGTTGTTCAAGTGGGGAGAATAACATACCACACGACATGCTGTAGCTGATGAGAGAGTGTTTCCTTGTCCAAGCAAACATCAACCCATATATCACAATTATTTCCTAACCTCAGCTTTGTTTCTTTCTGAACCAGGTCGACAGCAGTACATGTGAAGAAACACCTAAGAAGCGAACATTAATAGTTCCAACCTTAGATTCCATTGAAGAGTTAAGAACATCATCACTGGGAAATTTAGTGGAGAAATGCAGATCGTTGAACATATCATCAAAAGGAACTACTGCGAAATCCGAAGCAAAAACCGCAGCCCTGCAGCAACAGTTTCAGTTATCACCTAATAGAACTCCATTTGCAGCTGTAAATTAGTCTGAATTCCTGGTATGTCTTGTTGGCAAGGAAAATGAGTTTTCCAGTCCAACTGCTCATACACTTATGAGAATTCTGAATTGTAGTAACAAGTCTGTTAAATGACTTATTCTAATGTAATTTACCACTAGTAGGATCAGCATCGTAAGAACCCAAGTAGTATCAGTTTCTGTTGATTAGATTGTAATTTGACATCCTTTTTTTATATTCAAGTGCAACCCATAGGAGGAGGAATAGTCAAAGGTTGACCTTGGTCAAACTTTGAGAATTTAAGTTGGTGGTTGCAAAGTCCATTTTCTATGTTTGTCTGTATAAACATGTATGATGTGAACCCAAAAAGGCCATTATTGAACCCACCACACCGATTTGTTTAGAATTCAAATTGATTTTGATATTCTTGTTCCTACTTAACTTTGACTACCGACCACTAGGTCCACTGCCTTGTAGCATTAAAAAGGGTGAGCAACGTGATGGCTCCTCAACGGCTGAAATTAAGAAGGTAAATGGGTTCCATCAATTTGGAGGACAATAAACAAAGAATTGTGTATGTGCTATTCCCCTCTGTACACCTCCCTACTCTCAAAATGATCACAAGGATCATCCAGAAAATCATAATCATCCTACATTTGAAAATTTGCTTGCCTGAATTTGGGAAACTTTTGGACTCACTTTGGGTTTCTTCCATTAATATATGTTATCTTAGGTGATGTTTCAGAAATCACGGTGAGGAAACGACGACAAGATATATTTTCATTATGGACTTTTTTCTGTATTAAGAAGATTGATTCTACAGGTGTAAAGGTGAATCACAAGTAGAGACGAAACCTAAATGACAAACATTCATACATACTTCAACAAGCAAGTTGGGTGATTTACGTTATGGAtaggtttttgaatgttgatcaATAGGAGACAATTATTGGTACCTTAAAGTCACTAGCATTCGTGCACAGTGTGATTCATGCACAACTTTTCCTCTATTAGCATAGGCCTTCATAGAGCCATAGGGTAATAATTGAAGGTCGAGGACTCGAATGAAAGGAGAGAAATGAACATAGCCTTATGAAAGTCGTCGGCAGATGATTGAAAGACATATTGTGTGATCATTCACGCACAAAATCAAATCCCTCTAGACTTATTAGAAAAACCAAAAATGCTGCCAAAACCGAGCGAGAGAAACAAATACCACTTTACCCAGCACAAATCCTAATGATAATAAGCTGCATACCTGCCACTAGACCTCCACTCAGAATTTTCTTGCAGTAAGTCTAGTAACttccacttaaaaaactacatttaCGCAGAATGTTTCTTCTTTTACGTAGAACGTTTCTGGACACTTGGGTTTAAGCTAGTTGTGATTCTATAAAAGTCATAGATCAATGGGATTCATGACTCAGTTTTCACAACCACGAACCTCAAGATTTATTCTGCAGTGTCAATGATTTGACTCATTTCCACATGAAATCTATACCGACAAGTTAATATAAGATATAACCCTCGCCAGTTTACTTACCATTtacccattttattttatttttttggtggtTTGTTTTGCTGTTAAATATTACACTTTACAGACGCTCGTATAGTGGTAGTACTAGGTTTTGAAATGTGCAACCACTTTATTTGAAAGTTCAAAGTAGAATTAAGTAAAACTCTTCTCTTAAAACAAGGATGACTTTAAGCAAATATTTGGATTTACGTTAGTAGTAGTTGTTAGGGAAATGCTCAATTTCCTCTTAGCTAGTGTGTCTCTTTGCACAGATGATATGAAAGCCAAAAAGTCATGGTTGCATCAACAAGACTATACTGTACTGAAATTGGACTACATCCTTGACTACCGACCATTGTCCTCCAATTAAATACCAAAGAAAACGAGTTGAATATTTGTGTGTATTTTGGAATTGTATAAATTCCTATGAAAATGCGGGTGGGTGGGAAAGACTTGAATTCTTTTATAATCGATCAGAACCGAGAAGGATATTACAGCGCAGagtatcagttttcaacattaaCACTCAACAATTTTACTGTTTGTTTTACGGCATGTGTTCAGAGATTCGTGAAGCAAACACACCATGTCTTAATGTGGTggttgcaaaaagaaaaagagcaACATTGAAATAGTGAAAACTTTGGTATTTGGATAGTAAGTTTTACAAAACGCTTAGCCCAAACATTAGGACATACCTAAATCACTGAAAATTATACTTTTTCTGTTACTCCATGTAAAAGAGGTACCATCACTTTTCATGGTAACCAGGCAGCATAAATGTCAACTTGGTTTCATAGCTCCTGGCTAAACGTGGAACAACAGTTTGTTATAGTGCTTGGCTGCTTGCTCTTGGGTGCAGTTTTCTGAATTACTCAGGGAAAGTTTTCAATATGAAACAACTTGGAAATTCGATCGACAATAGATAATTTATCCATATACACAGTAGTAACATAAATATTACAATCAAATGCTTTGGTATCAATGTTTTGCCTCAATGTCCACGGATGAAAGTAATTTAATATCCGTTGGTTGGAAATCGCAGGGAGTTGAAAATTTTAATACAGGGAGGGGAGTTGAGTGTAAGTGTGACTTTAGTCACTGTCTGGTTAATTAGTTTTATTATCACATTTAGCGCGATAATGGCTGACTTTCCGAACCCTTTTTGTTTCGTTATCAAAACTCCCGATGAGAAAGCGACGAGAGTCAGAGTGTGGGGTGTTTTTCTTGTACTGTATATCTTAATTTTACTATATTTTTGTGTAAGATCCATGGAGTAAGgggaatcaaagtaaaagacgATGATAAAATGACAAACTTTACCTCTTTATAAAAAAAGAGATGGATGGGATCTTCTCTTCATCTATCTACTTATAAATGGATATTGCTTACGCCATGCATATATTTCTTACCAATATAACCGTTCATTTGGCTGGTAAATGGTTTTTTACTATCCCACTAACATAACATAATGCTTAAATTTTTACTccctctgtttttaaaaaataatCTGGTTTGTGTGCAAATTTACGTCCAAACCAGCTTATTATATAGAAAGTTAACAGATATTTTAGTTGTATTTAGAATTTAAGGCCAATTCCCCGAATGCCCTAATGTGCCTGCGCACTCTTGATCTAAAGAATATCTATATATTATTCAATAAAAAACTATGAGATGAAATCTTAAACCTTGGGGTAATTCAATTCAGGGTAATGCATGCATGAACCTGGCTTAAAGAAAGAATGAGATGAAATCTTCAACGCCAAGCTCACACTGTAATGTCTTTGGCGTAATGCAGCGTGAACCTGGATTATCTGTTCTATTTGCTTTATCGTACTACATGCCTTCCACTATTTCTGAAATGGAAAGTGTGATTTGATCACACTCATTGACTCATGTCAATCGCAACAATAATTGACAATCAAATGCCTATACTATACTAGGTCATGAATTATTATCAGAAAAGATCATACCTTATACAAATTGTTTGTGTACTACCCATACATCTATAAATATCATTGATGATGATCAGACGAACCCATTGATTTGATCCAACACGATTCAATTGGTAGGACCTTAGGCTCCAGATCTTCTTGTCCACCGATTTTGGACTCCATATTATTTATAGAATAACTCCATTCCAGAGTAAAAAAGACTCCCAAAAGTAGATAAGTTTGGGGTAAGAGATGAAAAAGTGTCTGTGGTCACAAAACAGGATGGACCAGTAAAAATATTAATTACCTTGAGATGTCCAACTCAAGACACTGAAATCCAAGAGATTTTGTGTACTACTACTATCTATCGAGTTGAATTTGGTGGTGATGTTCATTGAGATCCAAACATGCTTATTCCTAGAATTAGAGGGATTTTTCTTCTAAAAATATAACTAGACCAAGGTAACATTGAGGGAAATCATGGCACTGTGGACCAAAAACTTATATGGGGGAGTGGGTATTTAACTGCTCATTTTTGCTTGCCTTTTGGAGGTACAGTTGGGGAAATTTTCTAGTAAAAAGATCATGATATTTTTTGATCGAATAACGAAGAGATAATTGACATTGAATTTAACTAAGATCATCATTATATGGCTTTTGATATATTTGGAAAGATACTTCTAGGTGTAATTAGCAACACATTATTTCCGGGTTAAAACCAACTAGGAAAAATGAACTGCAAAGTCTAAACGGCCAACATTCCCGATTTTTATTGATTCAAATTCAATCACATCCACGTTTTTAATTTGCAAACCGAAAATTCTAAATGAACCGTGGAAAAAACCACGAAAAAACCGCCTCCTCACATTCATTCAATTGATGAGCCCCTGCTAATCCCAAAAACGCGGGTCTGAGCATGAATATTGGGAGGCGGGTTTTTTCGTGGTTTTCTCCACGGTTCGTTAAGAACTACTGTTTGCAAACATATAAAAACCTGCAAATCGGTCTATACTCTTCGATCAACCAGTCGATGTACATTATTATAAGTGTCAGATAACTAAAAGCTACTAGATTGACGTGGATGATGACGTACACATTAGTTGATCAACAACACACGTAAATTTTCAGAATAAACAACCCGTTCCAATTTTTTCTCCCTATAATATAAAGTGTCAACTATACTGACGTGGATGATGACAAATCCATCAGCAGCATACTCAAATTCTTAAAACAGACAACCAATTCCGATCTTTTCTTTGATCATTTaagaattttttcgatttttttgatGAGTAAAGAGATTTTTTTAATGTTATATAATATGGTGCTGACATACGATACCGACGAGTTTAGCACTCAAGGGGAACGCAGAGCTAGCAACAGTACTACCAACCTGGCCTAAGCTAAAGTGTCAAAGATTTTGGACTCCCAATCCCTTTTTTGCTATCTTGCGCTATGTTTCTGCTTAGTAAAGTTTTTGACCTCGCACTTATTATCACTGGTATCATCATCCGCTAACTTTACCATTGTACTGCAATGATATCTGCTGATAACCCGTTCCTCACACCTCATCTAAATTTGACATTAAATCCCTCGTCCAAA encodes the following:
- the LOC113308004 gene encoding kinesin-like protein KIN-5B — translated: MQFTPDVTKKVGVGVTPSPSPFFTPRPERRRRDSRVQDPNINRQDRQDREVNVQVLVRCRPLSDEEQRLNIPKVISCNEQKREVNILQSIANKQVDRSFAFDKVFGPKAQQRSIYDHAISPIVNEVLEGFNCTVFAYGQTGTGKTYTMVGGIKTKGGELSAEAGVIPRAVKQIFDTLEAQKADYSMKVTFLELYNEEITDLLAPEDTSPRSSDDRQKKPISLMEDGKGGVIVRGLEEEVVYSANEIYSLLERGSAKRRTVDTLLNKHSSRSHSIFSITIHVKESTMEEEELIKCGKLNLVDLAGSENISRSGAREARAREAGEINKSLLTLGRCINALVEHSGHIPYRDSKLTRLLRDSLGGKTKTCIIATISPTVQCLDETLSTLDYAYRAKNIKNKPEVNQKVSKAVLLKDLYLEIEKIKQDVKAAREKNGVYVPHERFIQEEAEKKAMIEKMEQLEVDLDLKGKQADKFLELYTTEQEEKLDVESELKQCRINLENTNKAFQELQVNHKMVVSTLKEKEFIISNLLLSENSIIERAKELQANLQNASEDITDLFAEIDRKNHMESKNHGLVQSFGSQLDRSLKSLHKTILASVSQQHQQLSSMEDHMCSFLASKCDASNVLESRIEKIRDSYSSGILAMKELTQTLQKKASSELKQIESKVSDQTMAVENFLTTAVSESEEVIHDIRNCLDEQKQHLALSARQHEEGLRRSLVSAQVISRATIDFFDDLNQRTSKLVTILDETQAEKSHQLTAFEKAFQEDSAKEEKLALEKIAGIIGTLTSKKTAIVSLALKNFDEESIGVSKRLQNEMFEVQDVSRNAKNNWNEYSETLRKNFTEDTFAAAESNATVENILEECSKRVGYSEQQWNNAQLCITSLNKDSLTDIESTVEEKINSNQTAFGEFDSLSSTMSAEFIAAATDVAVAVKNSLLMDHEVKKEIDSVVKLSKDQLASMKDYHGENVSSIRNKADQCLTKDYLVDSSTCEETPKKRTLIVPTLDSIEELRTSSLGNLVEKCRSLNISSKGTTAKSEAKTAALQQQFQLSPNRTPFAAVN